The following proteins are encoded in a genomic region of Cryptococcus neoformans var. neoformans JEC21 chromosome 2 sequence:
- a CDS encoding cytochrome-c oxidase chain VI precursor, putative, protein MLSSVSRALLRTRPVVAAPLRPVAFTAVRFASGGAHGNETESYESFNARYETFFKSVSDLFELQRGLNNAFAYDLVPSTEVINAALQAARKVNDYATAVRILEGVKEKVENKGQYQAYLDELKPTIEELGISTKEELYGQTL, encoded by the exons ATGCTTTCGTCCGTCTCCCGAGCTCTTCTTAGGACCCGACCCGTCGTTGCGGCTCCTCTCCGCCCTGTCGCTTTTACCG CTGTCCGCTTCGCTTCCGGGGGTGCTCACGGCAATGAGACCGAGTCTTACGAGTCTTTCAACGCTCGATACGagaccttcttcaagtctGTCTCTGACCTTTTCGAGCTTCAGCGAGGTCTCAACAACGCCTTTGCCTACGACCTTGTCCCTTCTACTGAAGTTATCAACGCTGCTCTTCAGGCTGCTAGGAAGGTCAATGACTATGCTACCGCTGTGAGGATCTTGGAGGGTGTtaaggaaaaggttgagaACAAGGGACAGTATCAAGCATACTTGGACGAGCTTAAGCCTACAATTGAGGAGCTTG GCATCAGCACTAAGGAAGAGTTGTACGGTCAAACCCTCTAA